In Silene latifolia isolate original U9 population chromosome 3, ASM4854445v1, whole genome shotgun sequence, a single window of DNA contains:
- the LOC141646772 gene encoding uncharacterized protein LOC141646772 isoform X1, with protein MGAYCNGDNEGLVSMRNAPIMSHDLTSSKHIHDNIHGNIYLEPLFLKFVDTEQFQRLRDLKQLGVANLVYPGAVHSRFEHSLGVYWLSAQAIHMLHNRHRMELDIDNFDIKTVKLAGLLHDVGHGPFSHLFEREFLPRVLDGAKWSHEQMSVKLIDHIVDEHHIDVDSSTMKRVKEMVLASSEFASPKSTREKHFLYDIVANGRNGVDVDKFDYIVRDSRACGLGCNFEFNRLMEQMRVLDNEICYPAKDYLSVYKLFSARADLYRTVYMHAKVKAIELMVVDALVEANSYLEISSCIQEPSEYWKLDDSIIKTIETAPDEELKEAKDLIKRIRRRDLYQFCNEYSVPREDLEHFRNVTPQDIICSQKSGGVTLKEDDVIVSNVKIDLTRGRLNPLEHINFFQDHHSHEKFPIRDDRISHLLPACYQDTIVRVYSKKPNLVDAISEAFENFQRKTYGTTTQVHGTPHKKRRM; from the exons ATGGGAGCTTACTGCAATGGCGACAACGAAGGATTGGTATCAATGCGAAACGCTCCAATAATGTCGCATGATCTTACTTCTTCTAAGCATATTCATGATAATATCCATGGCAATATCTACCTCGAACCG CTCTTTttgaaatttgtagataccgAACAGTTTCAAAG GCTTCGTGATTTAAAACAACTAG GTGTAGCCAATTTGGTATATCCTGGGGCAGTTCATTCCAGATTTGAGCATTCTTTAGGAGTTTATTGGCTTTCTGCACAAGCTATTCATATGCTTCACAATCGTCAT CGTATGGAGCTTGATATTGACAACTTTGACATAAAGACGGTAAAACTTGCTG GTCTGCTACACGATGTGGGGCATGGGCCTTTTAGCCACTTGTTTGAAAGAGAGTTTCTTCCCCGAGTCCTTGATGGTGCCAAATG GAGCCATGAGCAAATGTCCGTGAAGCTGATTGACCATATTGTTGATGAGCACCACATTGATGTCGACTCAAGCACTATGAAAAGAGTGAAA GAAATGGTTCTTGCTAGCTCTGAATTTGCATCGCCAAAA AGCACGAGAGAGAAGCATTTTTTGTATGACATTGTTGCCAATGGACGTAATGGTGTTGATGTTGACAA GTTCGATTATATAGTTCGTGACTCCCGAGCTTGTGGCTTAGGATGCAACTTTGAGTTCAACAG GTTGATGGAACAAATGCGGGTATTAGATAATGAAATATGCTACCCTGCCAAGGATT ATCTGAGTGTTTACAAGTTGTTTTCTGCTCGTGCTGATCTTTATCGGACAGTTTACATGCATGCAAAAGTGAAG GCTATTGAACTTATGGTTGTGGATGCACTTGTCGAAGCGAATTCATATCTAGAAATATCTTCGTGCATTCAAGAGCCATCTGAGTATTGGAAG TTAGATGACTCAATAATTAAAACCATTGAGACAGCTCCTGATGAAGAACTGAAGGAGGCAAAGGATTTGATTAAACGAATCAGAAGGAGGGATTTGTATCAG TTTTGCAATGAGTATTCTGTTCCCAGAGAAGATCTTGAGCATTTCAGAAATGTTACACCACAGGATATTATATGCTCTCAG AAATCCGGTGGAGTGACACTGAAAGAAGATGATGTTATAGTGAGTAATGTCAAGATTGATCTAACTCGCGGGAGGCTTAATCCTCTAGAGCA CATCAACTTTTTTCAG GATCATCATAGCCATGAAAAGTTTCCGATACGAGATGATCGCATTAGCCACTTGCTACCAGCATGCTATCAAGATACAATCGTGAGGGTCTATTCCAAAAAACCAAATTTG GTAGATGCAATATCTGAGGCTTTTGAGAACTTTCAACGAAAGACCTATGGCACTACAACACAAGTACATGGTACGCCACATAAGAAAAGGCGCATGTGA
- the LOC141646772 gene encoding uncharacterized protein LOC141646772 isoform X2, whose protein sequence is MLHNRHRMELDIDNFDIKTVKLAGLLHDVGHGPFSHLFEREFLPRVLDGAKWSHEQMSVKLIDHIVDEHHIDVDSSTMKRVKEMVLASSEFASPKSTREKHFLYDIVANGRNGVDVDKFDYIVRDSRACGLGCNFEFNRLMEQMRVLDNEICYPAKDYLSVYKLFSARADLYRTVYMHAKVKAIELMVVDALVEANSYLEISSCIQEPSEYWKLDDSIIKTIETAPDEELKEAKDLIKRIRRRDLYQFCNEYSVPREDLEHFRNVTPQDIICSQKSGGVTLKEDDVIVSNVKIDLTRGRLNPLEHINFFQDHHSHEKFPIRDDRISHLLPACYQDTIVRVYSKKPNLVDAISEAFENFQRKTYGTTTQVHGTPHKKRRM, encoded by the exons ATGCTTCACAATCGTCAT CGTATGGAGCTTGATATTGACAACTTTGACATAAAGACGGTAAAACTTGCTG GTCTGCTACACGATGTGGGGCATGGGCCTTTTAGCCACTTGTTTGAAAGAGAGTTTCTTCCCCGAGTCCTTGATGGTGCCAAATG GAGCCATGAGCAAATGTCCGTGAAGCTGATTGACCATATTGTTGATGAGCACCACATTGATGTCGACTCAAGCACTATGAAAAGAGTGAAA GAAATGGTTCTTGCTAGCTCTGAATTTGCATCGCCAAAA AGCACGAGAGAGAAGCATTTTTTGTATGACATTGTTGCCAATGGACGTAATGGTGTTGATGTTGACAA GTTCGATTATATAGTTCGTGACTCCCGAGCTTGTGGCTTAGGATGCAACTTTGAGTTCAACAG GTTGATGGAACAAATGCGGGTATTAGATAATGAAATATGCTACCCTGCCAAGGATT ATCTGAGTGTTTACAAGTTGTTTTCTGCTCGTGCTGATCTTTATCGGACAGTTTACATGCATGCAAAAGTGAAG GCTATTGAACTTATGGTTGTGGATGCACTTGTCGAAGCGAATTCATATCTAGAAATATCTTCGTGCATTCAAGAGCCATCTGAGTATTGGAAG TTAGATGACTCAATAATTAAAACCATTGAGACAGCTCCTGATGAAGAACTGAAGGAGGCAAAGGATTTGATTAAACGAATCAGAAGGAGGGATTTGTATCAG TTTTGCAATGAGTATTCTGTTCCCAGAGAAGATCTTGAGCATTTCAGAAATGTTACACCACAGGATATTATATGCTCTCAG AAATCCGGTGGAGTGACACTGAAAGAAGATGATGTTATAGTGAGTAATGTCAAGATTGATCTAACTCGCGGGAGGCTTAATCCTCTAGAGCA CATCAACTTTTTTCAG GATCATCATAGCCATGAAAAGTTTCCGATACGAGATGATCGCATTAGCCACTTGCTACCAGCATGCTATCAAGATACAATCGTGAGGGTCTATTCCAAAAAACCAAATTTG GTAGATGCAATATCTGAGGCTTTTGAGAACTTTCAACGAAAGACCTATGGCACTACAACACAAGTACATGGTACGCCACATAAGAAAAGGCGCATGTGA
- the LOC141646773 gene encoding CASP-like protein 4A3 has translation MVQIQEQNDDVSTINDLHPQPQPQPQPQPQQHQPSSSSSTTMNNTTAPSQQQPHHSSHSSASSISSDHTFHGFSPPISPLPLPLPLPPPVQTVSTGRFVRDLPEVVTKTEPDAETGFAGERTRGGVDVTRKPRRRRTVRSEKSTAAAAAVLRFCEVVVCLVSFSVMAADKRRGWAVDSFDRYIEFRYSMTVNVIGFAYAALQGLDLLLLLTTGKDFVRSKLRYCFDFVIDQILAYLLLSSSSSAFTRVDDWISNWGQDKFPAMASASVGVSFLAFIAFALSSLISGYTLSTHSHA, from the exons ATGGTTCAAATACAAGAACAAAACGACGACGTATCCACCATTAACGACCTTCATcctcaacctcaacctcaacctcaacctcaacctcaacAACACCAACCGTCATCATCTTCATCAACCACCATGAACAACACCACAGCACCGTCACAACAACAACCTCACCACTCCTCCCACTCTTCCGCTTCCTCTATCTCCTCCGACCACACCTTCCACGGCTTCTCTCCTCCAATATCCCCTCTTCCTCTTCCCCTCCCCCTTCCTCCCCCGGTCCAGACCGTCTCCACCGGCCGGTTCGTTCGTGACCTCCCTGAGGTTGTCACTAAAACCGAACCGGACGCCGAAACAGGATTCGCCGGAGAACGCACTCGCGGCGGCGTAGACGTTACGCGGAAACCTAGGCGGCGGAGGACGGTGAGGAGTGAGAAATCGACGGCGGCAGCGGCGGCGGTGTTGAGGTTTTGTGAGGTTGTGGTTTGTTTGGTTTCGTTTTCGGTTATGGCGGCGGATAAGCGTCGTGGTTGGGCTGTTGATTCTTTTGATCGTTATATTGAGTTCAG GTACTCAATGACAGTAAATGTAATAGGCTTTGCATACGCTGCACTTCAAGGACTTGATCTTCTTCTTCTGTTGACGACGGGAAAGGATTTTGTCCGAAGCAAACTCCGCTACTGCTTTGATTTTGTAATAGACCAG ATATTGGCTTATCTTCTATTATCATCCTCATCGTCGGCTTTTACGCGTGTTGATGACTGGATTTCTAATTGGGGTCAGGATAAGTTCCCTGCAATGGCAAGTGCATCGGTCGGAGTTTCTTTCCTTGCTTTCATCGCCTTTGCTTTGAGTTCTCTCATCTCTGGATATACACTATCTACGCATAGCCATGCTTGA
- the LOC141646774 gene encoding glutaredoxin-C6 gives MAMEKAKLTVSSNAVVVFSKSYCPYCVDVKNLLTRLGATFKAIELDSESDGSDIQAALAEWTKQRTVPNVFIGGKHIGGCDSTVNLNNQGKLVPMLTEAGALKSSA, from the exons ATGGCAATGGAGAAAGCTAAACTCACCGTTTCATCAAATGCTGTTGTCGTCTTCAG CAAATCGTACTGTCCGTACTGTGTTGATGTCAAGAATCTGCTGACTCGATTGGGCGCTACTTTCAAGGCTATTGAATTGGACTCTGAGA GTGATGGAAGCGACATTCAGGCGGCACTTGCAGAGTGGACAAAACAGAGAACAGTGCCGAATGTATTCATTGGCGGAAAACATATCGGTGGATGTGATT CTACTGTGAACCTGAACAATCAGGGTAAGCTGGTGCCGATGCTGACTGAAGCCGGAGCTCTGAAAAGTAGCGCTTAA